The proteins below come from a single Cervus canadensis isolate Bull #8, Minnesota chromosome 2, ASM1932006v1, whole genome shotgun sequence genomic window:
- the LOC122436712 gene encoding nucleolin-like, whose amino-acid sequence MVKLAKAGKNQGDSKKMAPPPKEVEEDSEDEEMSEDEDDESSGEEVVIPQKKGKKATTTPAKKMMVSPTKKVAVATPAKKAVVTPGKKAAAMPAKKTVTPAKAVVTPGKKGATPGKALVATSGKKGAAASGKGAKNGKNAKKEDSDEEDEDDSEEEDDEDEEEDEPAVRKAAAAFGGAPATDDEDDEDEDDDDDDDEEEDEEDEEDEDDSEEEPVEIVPAKGKKAPVKAVPVKAKSAAEDEDEEDDDDEEEEEEDDDDEEEDDDEEEEEDEEEEEEEEEEEEPVKEAPGKRKKEMAKQKAAPEAKKQKVEGTEPTTSFNLFVGNLNFNKSAPELKTGISDLFAKNDLAVVDVRIGVSRKFGYVDFESAEDLEKALELTGLKVFGNEIKLEKPKGKDSKKDRDARTLLAKNLPYKVTQDELKEVFEDAVEIRLVSKDGKSKGIAYIEFKTEADAEKTLEEKQGTEIDGRSISLYYTGEKGQSQDHRGGKNSTWSGESKTLVLSNLSYSATEETLQEVFEKATHIKVPQNQNGKSKGYAFIEFASFEDAKEALNSCNKREIEGRAIRLELQGPRGSPNARSQPSKTLFVKGLSEDTTEETLKESFHGSIRARIVTDRETGSSKGFGFVDFNSEEDAKAAKEAMEDGEIDGNKVTLDWAKPKGEGGFGGRGGGRGGFGGRGGGRGGRGGFGGRGRGGFGGRGGFRGGRGGGGDHKPQGKKTKFE is encoded by the coding sequence ATGGTAAAGCTCGCAAAGGCCGGTAAAAATCAAGGTGACTCCAAGAAAATGGCTCCTCCCCCAAAGGAGGTAGAAGAAGATAGTGAAGATGAGGAGATGTCAGAAGATGAAGACGATGAGAGCAGTGGAGAAGAGGTTGTTATCCCTCAGAAAAAAGGCAAGAAGGCTACCACGACTCCAGCAAAGAAGATGATGGTTTCCCCAACAAAAAAGGTTGCAGTTGCCACACCGGCAAAGAAAGCAGTTGTCACCCCTGGCAAAAAAGCAGCAGCTATGCCAGCCAAGAAGACAGTTACACCTGCTAAAGCTGTGGTAACACCTGGCAAAAAGGGAGCCACCCCAGGCAAAGCATTGGTAGCAACCTCTGGTAAGAAGGGAGCAGCTGCCTCAGGCAAGGGAGCAAAGAACGGCAAGAATGCCAAGAAGGAAGACAgtgatgaagaagatgaagatgacAGTGAAGAGGAAGACGACGAAGATGAAGAGGAGGATGAACCAGCAGTGAGGAAGGCAGCTGCTGCTTTTGGTGGTGCTCCTGCCACAGATGATGAGGATGACGAGGATGAGgatgatgatgacgatgatgatgaggaggaggatgaggaggatgaggaggacgAAGATGACTCTGAAGAAGAACCTGTGGAGATTGTACCAGCCAAAGGAAAGAAAGCTCCAGTAAAAGCTGTTCCTGTGAAGGCCAAGAGCGCTGCtgaagatgaagatgaagaggatgatgatgatgaagaggaggaggaagaggatgacGATGATGAAGAGGAGGACGAcgatgaggaggaagaggaggatgaggaggaggaagaagaggaggaagaggaagaagagcctGTCAAAGAAGCACCTGGAAAAcgaaagaaggaaatggccaaaCAAAAAGCAGCTCCTGAAGCCAAGAAACAAAAAGTGGAAGGCACAGAACCAACTACATCTTTCAATCTCTTTGTTGGAAACCTGAACTTCAATAAATCTGCTCCTGAATTGAAAACGGGTATCAGTGATCTTTTTGCTAAAAATGATCTTGCTGTTGTCGATGTCAGAATTGGTGTGTCTAGGAAGTTTGGCTATGTGGATTTTGAATCTGCCGAAGACCTGGAAAAAGCCTTGGAACTCACTGGTTTAAAAGTCTTTGGCaatgaaattaaactagaaaaacCAAAGGGAAAAGACAGTAAGAAAGATCGAGATGCAAGAACACTTTTGGCTAAAAATCTGCCTTACAAAGTTACTCAGGATGAATTAAAAGAAGTGTTTGAAGATGCTGTGGAGATCAGATTAGTCAGCAAGGATGGAAAGAGTAAAGGGATTGCTTATATTGAATTTAAGACAGAAGctgatgcagaaaaaaccttggaagaaaagcagggAACAGAGATAGATGGGCGATCCATTTCTCTGTACTACACCGGAGAGAAGGGTCAAAGTCAAGACCATAGAGGGGGAAAGAATAGCACTTGGAGTGGTGAATCAAAAACCCTGGTTTTAAGCAACCTCTCCTATAGTGCAACGGAAGAAACTCTTCAGGAAGTTTTTGAGAAGGCAACTCATATCAAGGTGCCCCAGAACCAAAATGGCAAATCTAAAGGGTATGCATTTATAGAATTTGCTTCATTTGAAGATGCTAAAGAAGCTTTAAATTCATGTAATAAAAGGGAAATTGAGGGCAGAGCCATCAGACTGGAGTTGCAAGGACCCAGGGGATCACCTAATGCAAGAAGCCAGCCATCCAAAACTCTGTTTGTCAAAGGTCTCTCTGAGGATACCACAGAAGAGACGTTAAAGGAGTCGTTTCATGGCTCTATTCGAGCAAGGATAGTCACTGACCGGGAGACTGGATCCTCCAAAGGGTTTGGTTTTGTAGACTTCAATAGTGAGGAAGATGCCAAAGCTGCCAAGGAGGCCATGGAAGATGGTGAAATCGATGGAAACAAAGTCACTTTAGACTGGGCCAAACCTAAGGGTGAAGGTGGCTTTGGTGGtcgaggaggaggcagaggtggcTTTGGAGGCCGAGGTGGTGGCAGAGGTGGCCGAGGTGGATTTGGTGGCAGAGGCCGGGGAGGCTTTGGAGGGCGAGGAGGCTTccgaggaggcagaggaggaggaggagaccacAAGCCACAAGGAAAGAAGACGAAGTTTGAATAG